Sequence from the Acropora muricata isolate sample 2 chromosome 10, ASM3666990v1, whole genome shotgun sequence genome:
ACTTCGGTGGTGGGCATATCTCGCTTGAGGCCGTAAATTAGCTTAGCAGCTCTACAATGTAGAGATTCCAGGGCAAGGAAACCGTCCTTATTAGTAAAACTTCCCCATATCGGCAACGCATAGGAGACAGAGGGTaagattattttaaaatataaatctaaaagtACATTACGTGATAAAAAAGAACTACGCTTTagtaaatttaatttgttgacaaaacttttcttcactTCAGAAATATGTTGAGCCCACGTGAGTTTGTAATCGATGGTTACGCCTAATAGTCGTGCGTGGGTCACCCATTTTATGGTGTGATTGCACAGTGAGAGAGCGTTGAGCGGTCCAGTAAAACTGCCTCGTAGTAACATCATTGCTTCACACTTTTTGGGGTGAGGGACCAGGTTGTTCTTTGAACTCCAATCTTCTAGTTCCTTTAGTGCGTTATTGAGTGCGTTGGTAACGGAGTCCACTGACTTGCCTATACAATAGATGGTCGTGTCGTCGGCATACATATATAGAGATGCGGAACTAACAGCCTCGGGTAAATCGCAGGTATATAGGGCGAAAAGTGTTGGTCCCAGCACAGACCCCTGTGGTACACCAGTGGTTACATCAGCTTTGCTAGAAAGTTCTCCATTTACAACGgtgtattgttttcttttactcaAGTAGTCTCTTGTCCAGGCCAGTAGATTTCCCTTGATCCCGTAGTTGTGCTCAAGTTTGTGGGTTAAGATTTTATGGGAAATACTGTCAAACGCTTTTTGGAAATCGATAAATATCACGCCGACGACAAGGTTGGAGTCTAGGGCACGTCTCCAGGTTTCAGTTAGATGTGCTAATAATAAATCAGTAGAATGGCCTTTGCGATAGGCCCACTGATATTCGGTTACCAGCTTGTTACAAGTGAAGACATGGTCTACAATAGAATCGGTGACACAAGACTCAAGGATTTTGCTTGGTACGCTTAGCATAGACAATGGGCGGTAATTTCCTCTATCTGACTCGTCGTGTTTCTTAAAAATAGGATTTAATCTGGCGACCTTTCAGTTGTCGTAAACTTTTGCTTCTCTCAAGCTACGTAGGTATAGGTTAGTTAGCGGTACGGCGATAGATTTTCCAGCAGCTGCAAGTAACCGAGGCGAAATGCCATCTGGGCCAGTGGCTTTGTTTGTCTTCAATGTAATAAGTTTGTTCGCAACTTCGCCGTATAATACTCGTGCATCGTATATACAGGGGACAGGCTTAGGTTTTATAGTGGTGATTGTCCGGTACTGTGGGTTATTGCTGTCAGCCAGTTTCGTTCCAACAGTGGCGAAGAAACAGTTTAGTAAGTCAGCTTTCTCTTTGTCGTCGACAGCAAGGGACTCGTCGTCACGTTTCAGCGGGCCAATTGGTTTTCGAGCTTTGGGGTTAGTTGCTTTGGACAGTAGGTTCGAAAAGGCGGAGGTGGTTTTAACTTCATCAAATTTCCTCTTAAAATAAGCTAATTTGGCCTTCCTAATGTCAGATGTTATTTCATTTCTTAGTTTTTTGTAATCGGCCCACTTATCAGCCTCTTTAGTTTCGATGGCTGTCTTAAACAATTTGAATCTTTGATTCATTTTGAGCTTAATTTGCTTGTTGATCCATGGAGAGGATACGCTTCGTGCTTTCACAACTCTGTGTGGTGCGTGTTGGTCACAGACGCTACGGAACAACTGCTCCCAGGCCCACAGGGAATCGTCTTTGTCTTCGAAAACTGTTGTTATATGAAATGGTATTCGCTCAATATCTGTTTTAAAATCCTTGTCATTAAAATGCTTGAAATTTCTAGTCTGGATAATTTTAGGAGGAGGTCTTTTGCTCTTTAGCTTGAGAGTTGCATAGGTAAGACAGTGATCTGATAACCCAAGCGGTAGTGCTCCGGATTTTCCGACTAAGTTCACCTTGGTCGTCACAATCAAGTCAATGAAAGACTGTGTAGTTGGCGTGACACGAGTAGGTTCATTTACAACATTCTGCATACTAAAAAGGTCAAACAGATCCAGTAGCTTCCTCGTTTTGTGGTTGTTATCTATTAGATCGGTACGTCCTCTGGCGCCTGACAGGTCACAATTGAGATCGCCTAGCAGAAAAATATTGCTTGATTTCATCCAGGCCCTCTCAAGTGTGAAGTGTAGGTTATCGAAAAAGTTAATCGATAGTCTTTCCGATCTGTAAACCACACCAAATAATGTATTATACGTGGGAAACTTTACCTGGATCCATGCAGCTTCAAGGTTGTCGTTGATTAAGTCCTTGCAGTGTGTCGCCTTGAGATGTTCAGAATAGTATAGAATGCAACCTCCGCCTTTGCATTTAGGTCTATCTCGGCGGATGAATTTTAGCCCGTCAATATGTAGATCTTGATCTCTGTCAGAGGAATTTAAATGGGTCTCGGTGATAGCGAGAATATCAAATCCAAAAATTGTCTGTAGTACACGCAGGTCTTCAACTTTGTTACGTAGGCTACAGATATTTAGATGGGCGCCCTTTAAGTCTTTTGGTGAGATATTTATTTCTCGGGCAATTTCAAGCAAATGATCACTGTTAGAACCGCATTGTGAAGATTCGTTGTAAGGTGGATCCGCTCTCACCGTAGAGTTAAAAGATTCTCCTGACAGAGAGGCAAAAGGTAGCTCATTAAAATCGAGCGGCATGTCTTGTGAACAGACAGGGCATTTCCAAATCATGGGCGCAGTCCTCTGAATTAGCTTGAAGTCCTTGGGCGTAACATTTCCGTACTTGATGTGGTACTTGAGATCACAGGCGCTGCACGTGAGCGATCTGTGATTTTTAGCGATGGTTCTTGAGCACTTAGGACAGGTCTGTTTCTTCAAAGTTGGTCCAGAATTTTCAGCAATATCTCCACTGATAATTAAGCGAGATATTTGAAATGTAGAAGCCGAGTTGGGACATCGGCTCACTCTGGCTCTTAGATAGCCTTTCGCCCGGTAAACTTTAGAGTCATGGCGGCTGTTGTCCCACACTTGGTCGAGAATTAAATATGCCGTTAGCGCTTTCCCAGGTTGACCATACAGTCCGAACTTCAAAGTAAGCGTTGTATTACAACGAAACCCGTCCTCGAAACTTAATCTTCTGGCGCTGAGAATGATACCCAGGAAGAAAAGAGCGATAATGTGAGAGCTCCTGGAAACGTGACCGTCCGCCATCTTGTAGCTTAATCGACTCGATGCcaaatatttttacttttggCCGACCTCTCACAGTATATTCTGACCATAAACCCTTGGAGGCCATCATGAAGAAACCTTTGGATCGCGCTCCCAAGCGATTACAAGGCATGCTGGTGCGAGCGCTGGCTTATGACATCAAAGTACAGTATCTCAAGGGCAACGACATGTTCCTCGCGGACACTCTTAGTAGAGCCTCCCTTCCCTACACCAGTGTCAACGATCAAGAGGAGTTTGAAATCATCAaccatatcaaactttgcctattgttatggtttgaattttttagaacaatagcgctattgttgggTGACCTCAGGGATTTGATTGTCGCATATTCAAAATCGAGCTCGGTAAGCGTCAAGTGTaggcgagaaattttcggtcgaGCAAATTTTCACCCAAGGGTAGTATCCTTGGGCATTAATGTATTCTCCAAAGTAAGAGACGACGGACGGTGCacgggggaggggaaggaactGTGTCGCCCAACCGAAAAGACGCCCCGCCATTACAGTCTAGACTTTTCACGTCGATTCTTCCGTTTACACTGACGTgttgaatttgggaattttgctgctagacaactttactaaaagaaagaataaagtcGGTTcgcagatttttaaaatttgctttgtCTTCAAAACATAGTTTGAAGTCAAGTGAGCTAagttcatcgcagttatgaacacaatttaggcaattgcgtagagaagcctgaaaaagtcctgactttttcaggcttctatacgcaattgcttaaattgtgttcataactgcgatgatcttagctcactggatttcaaaatccgcagttcaatatatgaaacatttcatatatcacttcacacagtttg
This genomic interval carries:
- the LOC136930775 gene encoding uncharacterized protein, encoding MQNVVNEPTRVTPTTQSFIDLIVTTKVNLVGKSGALPLGLSDHCLTYATLKLKSKRPPPKIIQTRNFKHFNDKDFKTDIERIPFHITTVFEDKDDSLWAWEQLFRSVCDQHAPHRVVKARSVSSPWINKQIKLKMNQRFKLFKTAIETKEADKWADYKKLRNEITSDIRKAKLAYFKRKFDEVKTTSAFSNLLSKATNPKARKPIGPLKRDDESLAVDDKEKADLLNCFFATVGTKLADSNNPQYRTITTIKPKPVPCIYDARVLYGEVANKLITLKTNKATGPDGISPRLLAAAGKSIAVPLTNLYLRSLREAKVYDN